AAAGTCTTCTCTGAAGACCCCTCCTATCACCCTAAACCCAGAGAGAAACTGAACTCCAGCTCTTCTGAAATCAGCACAGCCCAATGATTGGTGGCCCTGGCTCCTAGGCTGGCTTGGGAAGGAAGGGTACAGAACCATTCCTGGGTGGGAATGGAGGACACAGGTTTTGGACGCCTAGAGCCCCAGTAGCCAGTGGCAGGAGCAAAAGGCAGTGCTGCAGTAAGGGCGGTCCCCTAATCTCCAGGACTGCAGACTCCTGCGCCTTTGCCTCCGACACAGTTCCACTCACATTTGCCTCACTTCGGTCGTCGCTTCCTTGGCAGTCAGCTCGGATTTGTAGAGACGCCCACACACTCCCCGCCCCTGCAACCCCAGCCCAAGggtggttggggtggggtggaggccaCCTCTCCCAGACTTCATTCCCACGGCCTGGTGTCCAGCGCTCCGGTCGCATGAGGGTTAACCTCGTGGGGGTGGGGACTCATGAGCGGTcggcaaagggagggaggggacaggaggcgACCCAAGGCGCAGGGAGCCGGCCGGCTGGCCTGGGTCAGGCCTCAGGCCGCTGGAGCCCCGTGTGTCGCAGGCCACCGGGCAACCACTGGGGTACACGCTGCGCGCTGCGAGGGGTCCACCGCAGATCCCAAGCCCCAAACTTCAAGTCGGAAGGGGTGAGACGCTGGGCATAAAGACAGGTGGCAACCTGTCTGGACGCTGCCCTCCTCCCTGAGGACCGCCACCTCCACCCTACTGAATCTCAGCCCTTACTCCGGCCACTATATTGCCTTTGGCCCGTGATGAAGCGGGGAGGCGGTGGTCCCACGGCGGCCCCAGAGGCCGAGCTGGGCGACGTGCCCCTGGTACTGCCGCGGCCCAGGGCCTGTCCCGCTGACGTGCGGCTCTGCGGCCACCTTCGGAAGCAGAAGTCCCAGCGCCGCCGCTTCTTCGTGCTGCGCGCGGATCCGCCGAGCCTAGAGTGCTACGAGAGCGAGAAGAAGTTCCGCACCGGCCGAGCGCCGCCCAAACTCATCGTGAGCCTGGCGGGCGCGTGCACCATCAGCACGCGCGTGGACGCGCGCCAGCGCCACCTGATCCTCCTGTACACGCGTGACCGCAGCCTGGGCGTGGCGGCGGCCTGCGAGGCGGAGCAGCAGGCGTGGTACAGCGCCCTGCTTGAGGTGCGCGCGGCCGCGGGTGAGGCCCGACCCCTTGGCAGGTGGAGACGCGGCGGGGGGCTGGGAACCGGGGGTTGGGTGATCGCGGGTTTTGTTTATCCTAGGTTGTCCCAGCAAGTCTCGGATATGAAGTTCAAACATGAAGCGTTAACACCTCTTTAATTCTTGGGGCACAGTGACTCCAACCTCCGGACCCAGGAGCCCTTTGTGATCAGCCCACTATCTCTCCAGGTCCCAGCTTTCACGAGGACCCCAGGGCCTGGATCCTTGCTCCATTTCAGGACGTCTGGCCCGTGACGCTGCGGCCCAAGGGACTGGGGAGGACACGAAGCCCGGGCAGCGGCCGCTATCGCCTGTGCCTGGGTTCGGGGGTGCTGAGCTTGCTGCGGAAGCCCAAGGGCAGAGGCTCTCGGGACACCCAGGCTTCGCCTCCGCCGGCCCTGCGCCTGTCGCTGCTCAGCGTGCGCCGCTGCGGCCACGCAGACTCCCTCTTCTTCCTGGAACTCGGCCGCTCGGCGCCCACGGGCCCCGGGGAGCTGTGGCTACAGGCGCCGGATGCCGTGGTGGCCCAAAGCATTCACGAGACCGTACTGGCCGCCATGAAGCGACTCGGGGATGATGATGCCGGTGGCAGGACTGAGCCACTGCCAAGGGATCCCCCGACGACGAGCTCTtacagaccctctgtctcccaaCCTTATGCGACCCTGGCCTCGGCAGCCCAATCAAGCAGCCTGAGCCATCGCGGGAGCGTGggtgagaggaaggagaaagcaacCCCTGAGACACTGGCGGCGCTGGCGACTGCAGCTTCGCACCCTGGGGAATTGGAGCTGGGCGGGGGCTACGTAGCCATGGGAGCTGGGAGCAACTACGAGGCCATGGGGGGTGGCCAAGCAGGTGGTTACATGGTGATGGCACCCCCGGGCCTTGCGGTGTTTGCCCATGCCCCTCCCCACGAGCAGCTCCAGGGGTGCGGGGGCACTGAATACGTGCCCATGAGCCACTTTCTGCCAGGGTCCTTTTCCTTGAGCTCCCTGCCCGGTTCCTATACGCCCAGGCCCAGGAGGCCGGGACCTTCTTTCCAAGGCCCCCCTCCCGCCGTCGGGGAATGTTGGGGACCGACAGGGGCTCATCCCTGCTTGCAACCACCTTCGGAGCTAGCAGGAGAGTATGTGTACATCAGGTACGTGGCCCCACACCACTTAGGAATGAGCACTGCCATACAAGACCCGGCCAAAAACCGCCTCAACTATGTAGACCTGGACCTGGTCCCTCCATTGGAGGCTCAAGGCGACACCCCGGGGTCCAGCATTCACCACCCACACAGCTATGCCCGCATCGACTTCCAGAACCTCAGGGAGGTTCGGGTGAGGAGACATAGGCAGCCCCCTCCAGTCTAGCTGACGGAtggttggggaggaggagagagaaaacaggacaAATGCCTTCCTGCCAGCTCCCCTCAATTCCTCCCCTCACCCTTCCAAACCTGGAGGGGCTCTTAGGCACCgcctgccccccccaccacccgccCAGGACCTGTGACTTGCAGAGCTCTGAGCTGCCCTTAGGCCTACTGCCCACTCTGCTCCTTCCAGATGTGGTGCCTGGGGAATCTTCAGGAAAAGGTTCCCCAAGAAGCTGGATTCTTTTAACGGAGAAAATTCTAGAGCCaccctcccctcttcctgcccacaaCCCCCCAGCAAAGCCCTGATCCTTTCTCTCCTGGCAGAGTTCCTGAAGCATGACTCCAGATTCCCAGGCTGGCTGACTTCTCTCACGTGGACCTGTTCCTCCCTACCTGCCTTGTGTCTCCTCCCAGCCAAAGAACTAATCCCCAGCCCCAGGGCTGAACTCCTAGGACCCCAAAGCAAGAGGGCTGAAAGCACCAGGTACCTTCCCTCTACTGCTTCCCAAAAGTGCTGTGCCACCCCCTTACTCCCTGATTTCCCTCTCTCAGCACCAGCCATGTGTTCACACAATCCTCCCTTCTATGGAGCCTGGCAGAGCTGATAGACTTCTTGCTTCCAAATACTGTCTGGGGGACTGTACTGTGGATCCACACACACCCTGCCCTATTAAAGGTGCCCTCCTTGGTCAGCCTGGAAAGGTCTTAGGTTCGTGGATTCCCCTGAGCTACTGTAGGGGTGACCAATGAGTAA
This sequence is a window from Prionailurus viverrinus isolate Anna chromosome E3, UM_Priviv_1.0, whole genome shotgun sequence. Protein-coding genes within it:
- the LOC125154378 gene encoding insulin receptor substrate 2-like yields the protein MKRGGGGPTAAPEAELGDVPLVLPRPRACPADVRLCGHLRKQKSQRRRFFVLRADPPSLECYESEKKFRTGRAPPKLIVSLAGACTISTRVDARQRHLILLYTRDRSLGVAAACEAEQQAWYSALLEVRAAAGPSFHEDPRAWILAPFQDVWPVTLRPKGLGRTRSPGSGRYRLCLGSGVLSLLRKPKGRGSRDTQASPPPALRLSLLSVRRCGHADSLFFLELGRSAPTGPGELWLQAPDAVVAQSIHETVLAAMKRLGDDDAGGRTEPLPRDPPTTSSYRPSVSQPYATLASAAQSSSLSHRGSVGERKEKATPETLAALATAASHPGELELGGGYVAMGAGSNYEAMGGGQAGGYMVMAPPGLAVFAHAPPHEQLQGCGGTEYVPMSHFLPGSFSLSSLPGSYTPRPRRPGPSFQGPPPAVGECWGPTGAHPCLQPPSELAGEYVYIRYVAPHHLGMSTAIQDPAKNRLNYVDLDLVPPLEAQGDTPGSSIHHPHSYARIDFQNLREVRVRRHRQPPPV